A genomic window from Levilactobacillus yonginensis includes:
- the metK gene encoding methionine adenosyltransferase, producing the protein MQERHLFTSESVSEGHPDKIADQISDAILDALLAQDPDSRVACETSVTTGLVLVFGEISTKAYVDIQKVVRQTIKEIGYTDGQYGFDGDNCAVLVAIDEQSPDIAQGVDDSLETRKGDGDPLDQIGAGDQGLMFGYAVDETPELMPLPIMLSHALMQRIAKLRKTNEIDYLRPDAKAEVTVEYDDNDKPMRVDTVVLSTQHDPDVTLDQIRQDVIDQVVKEVIPANLLDDRTKYFINPTGRFVIGGPQGDAGLTGRKIIVDTYGGAAHHGGGAFSGKDATKVDRSASYAARYIAKNIVAAKLASECEVQIAYAIGVAEPVSVYVNTFGTGTVAESKLSAAVRDLFDLRPAGIIKMLDLQRPIYKQTAAYGHFGRTDIDLPWEHLDKVDALKAACEVATK; encoded by the coding sequence TTGCAAGAAAGACATTTATTTACTTCGGAATCTGTTTCTGAAGGCCATCCAGACAAAATCGCTGATCAAATCAGTGACGCCATTTTAGACGCGTTACTTGCACAAGATCCCGATTCACGGGTTGCCTGTGAAACTTCCGTTACGACGGGTCTCGTCCTGGTCTTTGGTGAAATTTCCACCAAGGCCTACGTCGACATCCAAAAGGTCGTTCGCCAAACAATTAAAGAAATCGGCTACACGGACGGTCAATATGGCTTCGACGGTGACAACTGTGCCGTTTTAGTTGCTATTGATGAACAATCACCTGATATTGCGCAAGGGGTCGACGATTCCTTAGAAACGCGGAAGGGTGACGGGGATCCACTGGACCAAATCGGTGCCGGTGACCAAGGGTTAATGTTTGGATACGCAGTTGACGAAACACCTGAACTCATGCCACTGCCAATCATGCTGAGCCATGCCTTGATGCAACGGATCGCTAAGTTGCGGAAAACTAACGAGATTGACTACCTAAGACCAGATGCTAAGGCTGAAGTTACGGTCGAATACGACGATAATGACAAGCCAATGCGGGTCGATACGGTGGTTCTGAGCACGCAGCATGATCCTGACGTGACGTTAGACCAAATTCGTCAAGATGTGATTGATCAGGTGGTTAAGGAAGTTATTCCTGCCAATTTGCTTGATGATCGGACGAAATACTTCATCAACCCAACTGGTCGGTTTGTTATTGGTGGTCCCCAAGGGGATGCTGGTTTGACTGGTCGAAAGATCATCGTTGATACGTACGGTGGAGCTGCTCACCATGGTGGTGGGGCCTTCTCAGGGAAGGATGCCACGAAGGTTGATCGTTCTGCTAGTTACGCAGCACGGTACATTGCTAAAAACATTGTTGCTGCCAAGTTGGCATCCGAATGTGAAGTGCAGATTGCCTACGCTATTGGTGTGGCCGAACCTGTTTCCGTTTACGTTAACACTTTTGGCACCGGGACCGTGGCAGAAAGCAAGTTGTCCGCGGCTGTCCGTGACCTATTTGACCTTCGTCCAGCCGGAATCATCAAGATGCTCGACTTACAACGGCCAATCTACAAGCAAACTGCTGCTTACGGCCACTTTGGTCGGACTGACATTGATTTACCTTGGGAACACCTTGATAAGGTCGATGCTTTAAAGGCGGCCTGTGAAGTTGCAACGAAATAA
- a CDS encoding heavy metal-binding domain-containing protein: MPDILVTTTENIPGRQYEVIGEVFGLTTQSKNLIRNIGASLKNVVGGEIRDYTNMLDEARNVAVDRLRQNAVNMGADAVVMMRFDSGSIGTDMQSVAAYGTAVKFI; the protein is encoded by the coding sequence ATGCCAGATATTTTAGTCACAACAACCGAGAATATTCCCGGCCGTCAATACGAAGTAATCGGTGAAGTCTTCGGGCTCACTACTCAATCCAAAAACCTGATCAGAAATATTGGGGCCTCACTAAAGAACGTTGTGGGTGGCGAAATCCGCGACTACACCAATATGCTCGACGAGGCCAGAAACGTTGCGGTCGATCGGTTACGTCAGAATGCGGTAAATATGGGAGCAGATGCGGTCGTTATGATGCGTTTTGATTCCGGTTCCATTGGGACAGATATGCAATCCGTAGCCGCTTATGGGACCGCCGTGAAATTTATCTAA
- a CDS encoding GH25 family lysozyme produces the protein MPHYDVVDTSNNNGIMTVANWRSMKKYGVKAMIAKLSEGTYFTDQTAKQSIRNAVSAGLHVNGYHFARFTTVAGAKAEAQMAARSALKAGLGKSSVIVLDFEATNSGWNQNSKIVKAWINEVHRMGYPKTDVYTMGSWINSVPLNNSGRGGWVANYPYNPSGFKLYTGYNGWQWTSSMHFPGCYGTFDVSQMYSNYYYGTATKAVKPKKAIYYRYNPKMIYARTPINRYKDVAFKHKVDSFPAGTVFAIAKVVTYGKITRFQLANGYYITSNQDNVNRLYYVAGGDVKRVKSVRGTHRYKDKALKHVVDWQPAGAEFDVAKIVKYGYTTRIQLANGLFISGNKKINSFIK, from the coding sequence ATGCCGCATTATGATGTTGTGGATACGTCCAATAACAATGGAATCATGACCGTTGCCAATTGGCGTTCAATGAAAAAGTATGGTGTCAAAGCCATGATAGCTAAGCTATCCGAAGGCACGTACTTCACTGACCAAACGGCCAAGCAAAGCATTCGTAACGCGGTATCTGCTGGCTTACACGTCAACGGCTATCACTTTGCCCGATTTACGACAGTGGCTGGGGCTAAGGCCGAAGCCCAGATGGCAGCCCGAAGTGCGCTTAAGGCAGGATTGGGCAAGAGCAGTGTGATCGTACTTGACTTTGAAGCCACCAACTCTGGTTGGAATCAGAACTCTAAAATTGTTAAGGCCTGGATTAACGAAGTTCATCGCATGGGCTATCCCAAAACGGATGTCTATACGATGGGTAGCTGGATTAATTCAGTGCCATTGAACAACTCGGGCCGTGGTGGTTGGGTAGCTAACTACCCTTATAACCCGTCAGGATTTAAGCTCTATACCGGATATAATGGTTGGCAATGGACATCAAGCATGCACTTCCCGGGCTGTTATGGAACATTTGATGTGTCCCAGATGTACTCTAACTATTACTACGGCACCGCAACCAAGGCGGTTAAACCGAAGAAGGCCATCTATTACCGATACAATCCCAAGATGATCTATGCCCGGACGCCAATTAATCGCTACAAGGATGTTGCCTTCAAACACAAAGTAGACAGTTTCCCGGCCGGCACCGTATTTGCGATTGCTAAAGTGGTAACCTATGGTAAAATTACCCGGTTCCAGTTGGCCAACGGGTACTATATCACGTCTAACCAAGACAATGTAAATCGACTTTACTATGTGGCTGGTGGTGATGTCAAACGAGTGAAGTCTGTACGCGGTACTCATCGGTACAAAGATAAGGCCCTCAAACATGTTGTGGACTGGCAGCCAGCCGGCGCTGAATTTGATGTCGCTAAGATCGTCAAGTATGGATATACAACTCGGATTCAGTTGGCTAATGGATTATTTATTAGTGGCAACAAAAAGATTAACAGTTTTATCAAGTAA
- a CDS encoding matrixin family metalloprotease yields the protein MLEKIIKGTVLIVATIVLTLAACSSTIFAAAKAPVTPSWGSWKDTTITYKTSKTSSYYKGVWKDAVKRWNKVGVVQLKAAKSGEKADITLTSSASLSTKSGKLAGYTNYSYINKGNNDNQIVSAKSTLNRSLLTKYGYTKNQRTNVATHEIGHALGLSHSSSKKSVMYASDRYASIDHQDKVGLDEAYGE from the coding sequence ATGTTAGAAAAAATTATTAAAGGGACAGTCTTAATCGTCGCAACCATCGTCTTAACCTTAGCAGCATGTAGCTCAACCATCTTCGCCGCAGCCAAAGCACCTGTTACACCTTCATGGGGTAGCTGGAAAGACACCACGATTACATACAAGACCAGCAAAACTTCCTCTTACTACAAAGGTGTTTGGAAGGACGCCGTTAAGCGTTGGAACAAGGTCGGCGTTGTTCAATTGAAAGCTGCTAAGAGCGGCGAAAAAGCTGACATCACCTTAACTTCTTCCGCTTCACTGAGCACTAAGAGCGGCAAGTTAGCCGGTTACACTAACTACTCATACATCAACAAAGGTAACAATGATAACCAAATTGTTTCCGCTAAGTCCACTTTAAACCGTAGCTTACTTACTAAGTACGGTTACACCAAGAACCAACGGACAAACGTTGCTACTCATGAAATTGGCCACGCCCTCGGCTTGAGCCACTCATCCAGTAAGAAGAGTGTTATGTACGCATCCGACCGTTACGCATCCATTGACCACCAAGACAAGGTTGGCTTGGACGAAGCTTACGGCGAATAA